The following are encoded together in the Acidovorax sp. KKS102 genome:
- a CDS encoding oxidoreductase-like domain-containing protein — translation MTLPEETAPVPAVDGATAQAMFAVLQQRAAALGITLRNPPPEPTTCCGRGCNGCVWEGFLSAAEYWRQEALLQLQD, via the coding sequence GTGACCTTGCCTGAGGAGACAGCCCCGGTCCCGGCGGTGGACGGCGCCACGGCGCAAGCCATGTTCGCGGTACTGCAGCAGCGCGCGGCCGCTCTTGGCATCACACTGCGCAACCCGCCGCCCGAGCCCACGACCTGCTGCGGGCGCGGCTGCAACGGCTGCGTGTGGGAAGGGTTTCTGAGCGCCGCCGAATACTGGCGGCAAGAGGCCTTGCTGCAGCTGCAGGACTGA